The Thermoanaerobaculia bacterium genome has a segment encoding these proteins:
- a CDS encoding isocitrate/isopropylmalate dehydrogenase family protein translates to MKTITLLAGDGIGPEVSAATLRVIAAAGAKFEWEPHLAGQLALEKHGNPLPQEVLDSIVRNGVGLKGPVTTPIGTGFTSVNVQLRIALDLYASIRPSKNMPSVKSRYEGVDIIVVRENTEDLYAGLEHIVVPGVVESLKIITKRASTRIAVFAFELARRHGRKRVTAVHKANIMKLSDGLFLQCFRDVAAGYPDIVADDRIVDNTCMQLVTRPEQFDVLLSENLYGDILSDLCAGLVGGLGVVPGANFGEKGAVFEAVHGSAPDIAGKNLANPLALIQSAVMMLRHLLENTAADRIEAAVHKVLSTSSVRTRDLGGTATTSEFTDAIVREIEAA, encoded by the coding sequence ATGAAAACCATCACACTGCTCGCCGGCGACGGCATCGGCCCCGAGGTCAGCGCGGCGACTCTGCGCGTGATCGCGGCGGCCGGCGCGAAATTCGAATGGGAACCCCACCTCGCCGGCCAGCTGGCGCTCGAGAAGCACGGCAACCCTTTGCCGCAGGAGGTGCTCGACTCGATCGTCCGCAACGGCGTCGGCCTCAAGGGGCCGGTGACGACGCCGATCGGCACCGGCTTCACCTCGGTCAACGTGCAGCTGCGCATCGCCCTCGACCTCTACGCCAGCATCCGGCCGTCGAAGAACATGCCGAGCGTAAAGAGCCGCTACGAAGGCGTCGACATCATCGTGGTGCGCGAGAACACCGAGGACCTCTATGCCGGGCTCGAGCACATCGTCGTTCCCGGCGTCGTCGAGAGCCTGAAGATCATCACCAAGCGAGCTTCGACGCGCATCGCCGTCTTCGCCTTCGAACTCGCCCGCAGGCACGGCCGCAAGCGGGTCACTGCGGTGCACAAGGCGAACATCATGAAGCTCTCGGACGGCCTCTTTCTCCAGTGCTTCCGCGACGTGGCGGCCGGCTATCCCGACATCGTCGCCGACGACCGCATCGTCGACAACACCTGCATGCAGCTGGTGACTCGGCCGGAGCAGTTCGACGTACTGCTGTCCGAAAATCTCTATGGCGACATCCTCTCGGATCTTTGCGCCGGGCTCGTCGGCGGTCTGGGCGTCGTCCCCGGCGCCAACTTCGGCGAGAAGGGGGCGGTCTTCGAGGCGGTGCACGGCAGCGCCCCCGACATCGCCGGGAAGAATCTCGCCAACCCCCTGGCGCTCATCCAGAGCGCGGTCATGATGCTCCGCCACCTCCTGGAGAACACCGCCGCCGACCGTATCGAGGCCGCCGTGCACAAGGTGCTGTCGACGAGCAGCGTCCGCACCCGCGACCTCGGCGGCACCGCCACGACGAGCGAGTTCACGGACGCCATCGTGCGCGAGATCGAGGCGGCGTAG
- a CDS encoding replication-associated recombination protein A: MRPRTLDEVAGHTELLGPRGFLRRAIAEDRVPSLLFWGPPGCGKTTLARLIAESTKSRFVPFSAVTSGIKEIKEVMSDAVKMRTATGRRTILFVDEIHRFNRAQQDAFLPYVERGDIVLVGATTENPSFELNAALLSRCKVVMLQALGPEELAAMLRRALTEPLRGLGASGIEIGDEALGTITQLAGGDGRRALGLLELAVSEAVGAGLPAVTVDGVAQLAQRKVLLYDKSGEEHFNLISALHKSLRESDPDAALYWLGRMLAAGEDPNYLARRLVRFASEDIGLADPQALPQALAGWASYERLGSPEGEVALAQVAIYLALAPKSIAVYRAYGDVRRAIEERPAEPVPLALRNAPTKLMKGLGYGRDYAYAPDTREGVAGLECLPDDLAGTTFYRPSGKGFEAKLSERLEEFARRRLAARERAGS; the protein is encoded by the coding sequence ATGCGGCCGCGCACTCTCGACGAGGTGGCGGGGCACACCGAGCTCCTCGGTCCCAGGGGTTTCCTGCGCCGCGCCATTGCCGAAGACCGGGTGCCGTCACTCCTCTTCTGGGGGCCGCCGGGCTGCGGCAAGACGACTCTCGCGCGGCTGATCGCGGAGTCGACCAAGAGCCGGTTCGTGCCGTTCTCGGCGGTGACCTCCGGCATCAAAGAGATCAAGGAGGTCATGTCCGACGCGGTGAAGATGCGCACCGCCACCGGGCGCCGCACGATCCTCTTCGTCGACGAGATCCATCGTTTCAACCGCGCGCAGCAGGACGCGTTCCTGCCCTACGTCGAGCGCGGCGACATCGTGCTGGTCGGCGCGACGACCGAGAACCCGTCGTTCGAGCTCAATGCGGCACTGCTCTCGCGCTGCAAGGTCGTGATGCTCCAGGCGCTCGGCCCGGAGGAGCTCGCGGCGATGCTCCGGCGCGCGCTTACCGAACCGCTGCGCGGCCTGGGAGCGAGCGGGATCGAGATCGGCGACGAGGCGCTGGGAACGATCACCCAGCTCGCGGGCGGCGATGGCCGCCGGGCGCTGGGCCTGCTCGAGCTCGCGGTCTCGGAGGCGGTCGGGGCGGGTCTCCCTGCAGTGACCGTCGACGGCGTGGCGCAGCTCGCGCAGCGCAAGGTCCTGCTCTACGACAAGAGCGGCGAGGAGCATTTCAATCTCATCTCGGCGCTTCACAAGTCGCTGCGCGAGAGCGACCCCGATGCCGCCCTCTACTGGCTGGGGCGCATGCTCGCGGCGGGGGAGGATCCGAACTACCTCGCCCGGCGGCTGGTGCGCTTCGCCAGCGAGGACATCGGTCTCGCCGACCCGCAGGCGCTGCCGCAGGCGTTGGCCGGCTGGGCGTCGTACGAACGCCTGGGCTCGCCGGAGGGCGAGGTCGCCCTCGCCCAGGTGGCGATCTATCTCGCGCTCGCTCCGAAGAGCATTGCGGTGTATCGGGCCTACGGCGACGTCCGCCGTGCGATCGAGGAGCGACCCGCAGAACCGGTGCCACTCGCTCTGCGCAACGCGCCGACGAAGCTGATGAAGGGACTCGGCTACGGCCGTGACTACGCCTACGCCCCGGATACGCGAGAGGGCGTCGCGGGTCTCGAGTGCCTGCCCGACGACCTTGCCGGCACGACCTTCTACCGCCCGTCCGGCAAGGGGTTCGAAGCGAAGCTATCGGAGCGTCTGGAGGAGTTCGCCCGCCGCCGGCTGGCGGCGCGGGAGCGGGCGGGCTCTTGA